A window of Amaranthus tricolor cultivar Red isolate AtriRed21 chromosome 8, ASM2621246v1, whole genome shotgun sequence genomic DNA:
GATCAAGGACTCAAAGTACTTGAAGTAGCGCGTGCTCTTCTGATGTTGGAAAATGGATTTGTTTGGATTGCTACAAGTTGGCTCATTGATGTCGTTGAGACACATTCTCCTCTTCCTTCCAATATACAATGTAATATTCAAGGCTTATTAACCTTACGTGTGCACACACCCAATTCAAACCACAACATAAACTTCGCATCTAAATGGAGTAGCTTACTCAGAAAAGATCATGAGAATAACTCGTTTGGATTAAACACATATGGTCTTTACGCATATGATTCTGTTTGGATTCTTGCCCGTGCATTGGAAGCATACTTTTCTCAAGGTGGGAGCTTATCATTCTCAAAGATTTCAACCATGAATCATCTGATGGACAGCGGAAAATTGCACCTTGATCCCATTAGGGTTTTTGATGGAGGAGAAGAACTACTCTCCAAATTATATCAAGTCAATATGACAGGGTTGACAGGCCATATTCAGTTTGATCAAGATAGAAAGTTTATCAAACCTGTGTTCGAAATCATCAATATAGTTGGAGGTCTTAATAGGATAGGGTATTGGTCAGACATTTCAGGTCTAACACATAAGCTACCAGAAGCTATACACTCCAAACCAGCTAATCAATTAAGTCATCGGCTGTTAAATGTAATTTGGCCTGGCCACACCATGGATAAACCTCGCGGATGGGTTTATCAAAGCCATGGGAAGGTTCTTAAGATTGGAGTTCCACGTCGACTTAGTTACCATGAGTTCGTGTCATATTCAAATGAGACGCACTCATTCTCTGGATATAGCATTGATGTGTTTGTAGCTGCTTTAAAATTGCTACCTTATAGTGTTGCTTATGACTTTATACCATTTGGGGATGGATTGCATAACCCCAAAATGGATTTGTTGATTGAGCAACTATCTCAAGGAGTAAGTACAGACAACAAAATATTTACTTCCTTACAACTTCAGACCAACATACAAGTATAAGCTCTTTTTTACTTGCAGGTATATGATGCTGTGGTTGGTGATATTATAATTACCTCCAAAAGAGCAGAAAAAGTATGTTTTACACAACCGATTATCGAGTCAGGTCTGGTTGTCGTTGCTCCCGTAAAGCACAGAGACCCCAATGCCTGGTTTTTCTTGTCGCCGATGAGTTTAAGTTTATGGTGTGTTACCATTATATCTACCATCATTGTGGTAGCTGTCATATGGACTTTGGAGCATCGATTTAATGATGATTTTCGTGGCCCTCCCCGACATCAAGTTAAAACATGTTTATGGTTAGTCTTAACTACATCCTGGATGctcatctttctttttttaaatgtgGCAGATCAACTAAAACCATTTGTGATTATGCTATTAAATGCAGGTTCAGCTGTTTAGTTTGGTTCGGTACTAATAGTAAGTAAAAATGGTTTCACTGAAATTAATTACTTTGTAATATCTAACCCAAAAAACTCACATATTCAGGTGCGGGTCATATGAGAAAACTATATGGGTCGAAGATCAGAACCTATATCGCATCTTTCAGAAAAAAGTTAACAAGATCCCAAATTCTAAAGTTtgttgtaatttttcttttgattatgCAGGGGAGACTACTAAAACTGCATTGGATCGATTTGTGCTATTCATTTGGTTTACAGTAATCCTACTTATCAAATCGACTTACAATGCAAGTTTGAGCTCAATATGTACATTAAGAGGACTTGATTCCCCAATCAAAGGAATTGAGAGCTTAATGGGAAGCAAACATTCCATAGTAGGATATCAACAAGGTTCATTTTCTGCGGATTATTTGCGTAAGGAGCTTAATTTCTCTAACTCTCAGCTTGTTCCTCTAAAAAACGAGGATGAGTATGCCAAAGCTCTTCAAAAAGGCCCCAAAAATGGAGGAGTTGCTGCCATAGTTGACGACAAGTCGCGCATAAAGCACTTCCTCTCTAAGAGATGTGATTTCACTATCAGAGGTCGGAAATTCAACAGATTCGGGAAGGGATTCGTAAGTATCTTTTCTACTCTACGCGTTTCTGAATGTGCGCCATCAGTTTGGTACTTAAACCTAATTTTTCTCATCGTTCTCCTTAGGCGTTTCCGCAAGGCTCAGAACTGGCCGTAGACATGTCGAAAGCCATACTGAAACTGACAGAAACAGGGGAGTTAGAAAGGATTAAAGATAAATGGCTGACTGATACGATTTGCAGATCAGAGGATACCAAACTTACGGATGACAGCCTAGATCTTCATGAATTCTTTGGTCTTTTCTTCCTCTGTGGTCTAGCTTGCGTTTTCGCTCTTAtcataaattttgtaaaatggaTGATTAAATTCAAGCGCCATCAGATTCTCACCAAAGAAGAATCGAATTTTCAAACCCAACAAGATAGTTGGTTCAAGAGATTACTAACTTTTGTTTACTGAAGGGGAAGATGAACCCTAAAACTTAAGGTTAGGATAGACGAAAGCTAACAATAATACTTGGTAGTTTTTTGTACATAAAAAAGTAATAACACGAAGTATATATCATCCGAGTGATTACTGTCGGAAAAAGTCATGTAATAATATACTTCATCACTTTTTTATACTTGTGACAGATGAGCGTTTGACTTTTACACTatttactaataatattttaaccttgtttattatttatacgGCATATAACTGTTAAAAATATAGTTGTTTttttgagagatcgtctcttaaAGAAATAACTctgaaataaaaattttatatgctTATTTAGCGCATTTATCTAACGCATCTTTTTGAGATATCGTCTCTCAtaatagtttttgttaaaaatgttgtAATGTGAGATTTTCTAACATTCAAGTCAATAAGTAgtttcaataaattaatttgttagaagTTTGCTTATGCATAATAAAGTATATTAATTGTTCAAAAGTGTACTAACATGCGTGTTTTttaaaatgttgcaagtaaaatGAAACAGAGAAAATACAACTGATAGTATAGTGTAATTTAATTTAGAACAAATCGTctataataattcaatcttttactattttttttttaaattcctaatttttgtttaaccatgaataatttgaATTATAGTAGGTGTTTTGCTAAAATGTAATTAGGTAACCTATTATAACATTTAGAGAAATTAACATTTTGGAGAATTGGATATCTAAAATAATCTATTAAGTATATGAATTATTTTGAGTCAAATTATAATGAACTTGGTTGTGGATGAGTTGAATTGGGTTAAGAAAATAAGGAAgcaaattacaattttgatCCTATAGAAATAGGAAATAATTTCAGAGATGGGGTACCTTGGGGGTGGTTGTGGtgaaactaatatatatatatatatatatatatatatatatatatatatgtatatatatatatatatgtatgtatatatatatatatatatgtatgtatgtatatatatatatatatatatgtatgtatatatatatatatatatatatatatatatatatatatatatatatatatatatatatatatatatatatatgtatgtatatatatgtatatatatatatatgtatatatatatgtatatatatatatatgtatatatgtatatatatatatatatatatgtatgtgtatatatatatatatatatatatatgtatatatatatatatatatatattagacctGATCAAACAGTGGGTCGGGCTGGCTTGGAAAAAACAACCCATTGATGCGGGCCTGGACGGGTCAAAGTGCGGGCCTAAAAGTTCTtgcccaaacccgtaatatgcgggtttgcgggcctatgttatatattatttacacataattaaaaacacaaattataaataattgaaataaacaaatacaattgttacatattatacataatttaaaacacaaattacaaataattcaaataaacaaatacaaaataatcaaaatatgtaaCTAATACTGAAAACAACAAGAGTAAAGTCGTTGATTAAAATACTGAAAATAAAACTATCGCAGATTAgaagtaaaattaaaagaataaaatctgaaatgaaaataataaaaaataaaagaatcaagatttgagaaaaaaatgaaaaaaaaagtgcAAGGATAACAAGGTTTACTCATCATTGATGCTCCAATTTTCTTCAATTCCAAATAAAAGGAAGTTGCAGATAGATAACGCAGTTTAATAACACATCATGTATCCAGTTTTTTACCCAGCAAAGATTTAAAAAGGTAAGCAAAACTGTCAAGTTTAAATCTCGTAAAAATTAAGCAAAATACAATTGAAGTATTTGAATAGATTTTCATATGGTACTTCTATTGCCATTTTAATCGAAGTACACAaacaaaattgttcaaaaaGCAGACAaattcatgtataaatttaaagtaatcCAAAATTTTCGAATCATAAGACGAAAGATAAAACTAACACCAAATAGGCAGAAATCGGTACGACGGAAACGAGATTCGTGGAGAAGGAAGTCTTTTGAATATtgaaattgataattttataagaaaatacTAAATAGAATTAGTGAATTACCTTGATTAAGATTTCTTATTGAGTTTGAGTCTTAGAGAGCAGTGAGATGAGAGGCGTGAGTGAGTTTGAGAGTGAGGGTAGGGTTTAGTGATTTACTGATTTAGTGATAGTGTGACTGTGATACTACTTCTTGGGCCATAAGCCCATaatcttttatttcttctaCTTGGGCCAACATAGCTCCtttcgggccgggccgggccaGCCCGTGGGCGAAACGCCAATACCAAACCcgtttcaaaaaaatttaggcCTGTTATTTTCTGtccaaacccgcccatcgggccatcTTTTGGTACctaaaccctcactttttcgggccggccggccgcccatgatcaggtcttttatttatatatatatatatatatatatatatatatatatatatatatatatatatatatatatatatatatatatgtgtgtgtgtgtgtgtatatgtatatgtatatgtatatgttgtTGGAGCTGATGACTTGTCATCCGCTacggttttatttttttctctgtAATTGACTATATATAGCACAAGGCATTAACCCTCTTATTTTAGTAAATGACCTCATGTATACATATAGgctattttttctctttttgaaTAACATTTTTTGATAATTCCAGAAAACATTCTTctcccatctttcttcttctcctccttctttctgATCTTCTATGTTTttccttgttttgtttttgctgattttatcatatgtatatgtatatgtatgtatgtatgtattcaAATACATGGACAATGTTTAAAACACTATACAACGGTGGGTAATTACGAGTAGAGCTGTTTATGAGCAGGCTATCCGTCAGGCTCGATCCATCCGGCTCGAACAACGGGTGGATTTggacaatattttttaaaaatattttaaatttagacGGGTAATACCCGTCCGTCAAGATAAATGAGCGGGTAGCGACACCAAAAAtatacccgcgggtataccTGCCCGCCCACTTAATTTAATatactaattattcaatatatCATTCtatttagaggtgttcattcgggtgatcgagtTAGTTTCGgatgggtgtcattcggttcagatgtatttcggatcggttatttttcggatgcgtgttacggcgggtcacactcgggtcaggtcggttagtcacggttcggttgaagatcagttatttgagctatcgggttagcatcagttcggtgtcggttgaagttcgtgtcgagtagtcaatcggtctcgtACTGTCATCGGtcaataattggttcggttttaccgggtacagatccGGTTTgggtattattttccagtagaattcggctacgaattaatagttactatagatcgagtcaatatcagattaagttgttaaacattttttaattgatgataagatttcgtttagttaaggcaaaatagttaaaatgcaaatcagttactgattattactttgtgacttttacttgtttgactgtaaataaaaattaaagttttatcatttttcatctaaattgattaaaaatagttaaataaacattaaccattgattattaactctaaatacatgaaaccatgtatgtataaaatttaatttattaaaatttctattactttattagattaactaataagatgattaaatatgagtcgatcatacctctatgttaaaaattggttcaggtttatagcatttcgattaaaaattcgttcgagttaagtcgattttagccggatcaagttcggttttgagcatgattcaggtcgggtatgactcgggtcggtcactataggttcgggtaatctcgattAACGGTTATATTTCGGTTATGAAAATCGGTCGCAGTTCGGgttcgattttacgattttcggTCATAAATTGATTTGGGCGCGACTTCAGTTCgaataatgtcggttcgataaacctaaaaaagaaacatattttcgggtccgttaactttcggtttcggttcgaatttttcgggtcgggtcacatttgaacagctctagttcTATTGAACTAGTactactactcaccaaacttTATTACTGTTAATTTGCTACGCATGTCCTATACCCATTACCAACTTTCTTTTATGTCGGATTTAAGTTTGTAGTTTAATTTGGTAAAGTATTAATTTGATAGAATACGATGATTTAATAAAACATGAATTAATTCTTTTGCAGAGTACAACCTTTTGCATAAAAGAAATACCCGccaaaattttaactttataatttgtattattttttaatttttatataagaaatacTTGCCTACCGGCGGGTCTCGCTCGCTTaaaaaatgggcgggtagcgacacaAAAAATATGCCTGCAAATGCGGGCGGgattttgaatatttaaactAGTTGATAGATTTTTAAGGTACTATCCGATCCACTACCCGCCCAAACCTATCCATAAAAACTCTAATTACGAGGTAGCGGAGATGGAAGGGAGGGGATATggtatttagttttttttattaatttgaaaatttactttatctttttatttttaggacTATATCAATTATCTTCtttttttggttaaaattaTATGTTGTGTACCTGTTGTCGGTTGCTCGATTATCTTGATACACTATAGGATAATACTCTCTAAAACATAGTTACATGCGATGTGGAATGTAGTCACGTTCCACAATTTAAGAACTTTCGTCCCCAATAATCTTTAAACACGACCTAAATCGCTCAATGTGATGTCTCGATGTAGAAGACctttttaaaagatattttagctttatttacaaattaaacaaagaaAGAGGAAAAACTAAGATGAAACTAAAAAACTAAAGAAAATTCACTTAAATACAATTTcttaaaagcaaaaaaaatcaatttaatgtAACTTTGTTTACAAATATAttcttttacgcataaagtatgtTGTATCCAATCTTTTTCTGTTCCCCTTCTCTGTCTCAAACCGAATTTCGTTTCTGACTTTCCAGGTATCAATGCTCTAAAATTATGATTATttagaattaataaaaaatgtgaTCATCGTAAATAATGGATAACATATCggataaattttctttttgttttttacgaAGTCACCTATATTAGCACGTGAAGATCTTAACTATCTCTCGAATAGTTAAAAGCAGCTCAACAAAGAAGGGTCCATTGAGTCCACTGGTACATGATGAGTTGTTTTAATAGGAGtatggatttttaatttttcatggaAGAAAAACCAAGAGAAGATAATTGTTGTGTACAGTCTACCCATATTTACTAGATAATACAAGATAAAAGTGTCCTATCTATGTAAAATTGCATAATATTGCCCCTTCTATGAGAAATGGTCGGCAATGGGGCCAACAAGTATTTtgcataaataaaagaaaaaaatatatacaaaattaagTTTCGGGGTTCATCCTCCTTTCCGATAGCAAATGTGAGGAACCTCTTAAAACAGGTAGGTTGTTGGGTTTGGAAACCCGATTCTTCCTTGTTGAGCTGCTGAAAGCGCTTGAATCTCATCACCAACTGATCATCCGACATATGAATAAAAGACTCGAGAAGCTTTTAAGATCTGGCCTCTTTGTTATAAGCTTGGTATCCGCTGATCTGCAAGCGACATCAGACAGCCATTTGTCGTGGATTATTTGTGGTTCGCCATTTTCTGACAGGTTTTGTAAGGCCCTTGATATGTCTTCCCCCAATTGACTGCCTTGTGGAAATGCCTATTGATAACCAAGAGAAAAACAAGCTGTAATTAGCCATCTGATCAAGCACATTTAGACACTCATACAGACATGTCAATTTTAGACCctgcaaaaaaaataatacggAATTGAGCTAGTTTAGGTTTTGAATACTGTGTTTGTATCGAATAATAATGAGAATTACATCGATTTATATACACTCACTAGTAAAGTAAAAaggcaaaagaaataaaataaaatacaagtttctaaaaaatatttacgaaatattctaatttcctacactccccctcaagttaggtcgttGGATCATTGATACGTAACTTGCACAAAGTATCTTCAAAGGCTTCAGCTGTGACTGCCTTCGTGAGAATATCAGCTAGATGATCTTTAGATGGAAGACTGATGATTTGTTTCTCACGCTTCTCCTTTATGAAGTGCCTATCAATCTCTAAATGCTTTGATCAATCATGTTGAGCTGGATTACTCGAGATGCTTATGGCTGCCTCattatcacaaaaaagtttacaTGCTTCCCTCTGAGGAAAGTTCAACTAACTCAAAAGCTTCTTGAGCCAAAGGATCCCTGTTATCCCTTTAGCAATTCCTCTAAATTTTGCTTCAGCACTAGATAATGCTACAACCTTTTATTTCTTACTTCTCCATGTGACAAGGTTACCCCCGACTAGGATAAATTATCCTGAGGTAGACTTTCTAGTATCCCGATGACCTGCCCAGTCTGCATCTGTGTAGGCCATAAGATCAAGATGATCATTCTTCTTAAAGAAGACCCCTCTGCTACTAGTGCCCTTCAAATATCTAAGATTCCTCATCACTGCATCCATGTGAACTTGTGGGAGATACATGAATCTACTAACTTCCCCAACAACATATGATATATCGGGTCTAGTATGGGATTGGTAGATGAGTTTTCCCACCAACTTCTAATTCTGTTATTTATCGTCTAATTCTCCATCTTGTACTGTCTACAGCCTATGGTTGGCTACAATTGGTGTTTCAGCTGGTTTACAATCAAGCATCCCACTTTCTTCTTGAAGATCAAGTATATACTTCTTCTGATTGATGAAGATTCCTCGTCTTGACCTTAAAACTTCAATCCCAAGGAAATATTTCAGGTTTCCTAGGTCTTTCATTTCGAACTCCATAAACAACCTCTTCTTCAGCTCACGAATCTCTTCTTTATTGTTCCTAATGATGACCATATCGTCAACATAGATTATTAGACATATAAtcctttctttctctttcttcaaGAACAAAGTGTGATCGGAGTTACTTTGCTCATaaccaaatttcttcattgctgtAGTAAACCTACCAAACCATGCTCGTGGAGATTTTGTTTTAAGCCATACAATGCTTTTTTGAGTCTACACCCCTCTCCTGATATGTACTCATCTGAGAACCCCAGTGGTGCTTTCATATagacttct
This region includes:
- the LOC130821639 gene encoding glutamate receptor 3.6-like is translated as MVLRVLSLCLLLPLLFIQENRLDFVNGVGSNTSIRPKNVNIGALFSLNSTIGKVAKVAIQAAIDNVNSSLDVLHGTYLNITMHDNCENAFLGIFQTMEFIQNDIVAILGPQSSSLVRIMSPITEALKVPLLSFATDPNLSSMGYPFVVQTTPSDVYQMDAIADLINYFGWREITAIYTDDNYGRNGITSLSGRLAGHMCKITYRAPMSMDVDTHNIETLLMEAMLQESRVFVLHTHHDQGLKVLEVARALLMLENGFVWIATSWLIDVVETHSPLPSNIQCNIQGLLTLRVHTPNSNHNINFASKWSSLLRKDHENNSFGLNTYGLYAYDSVWILARALEAYFSQGGSLSFSKISTMNHLMDSGKLHLDPIRVFDGGEELLSKLYQVNMTGLTGHIQFDQDRKFIKPVFEIINIVGGLNRIGYWSDISGLTHKLPEAIHSKPANQLSHRLLNVIWPGHTMDKPRGWVYQSHGKVLKIGVPRRLSYHEFVSYSNETHSFSGYSIDVFVAALKLLPYSVAYDFIPFGDGLHNPKMDLLIEQLSQGVYDAVVGDIIITSKRAEKVCFTQPIIESGLVVVAPVKHRDPNAWFFLSPMSLSLWCVTIISTIIVVAVIWTLEHRFNDDFRGPPRHQVKTCLWCGSYEKTIWVEDQNLYRIFQKKVNKIPNSKVCCNFSFDYAGETTKTALDRFVLFIWFTVILLIKSTYNASLSSICTLRGLDSPIKGIESLMGSKHSIVGYQQGSFSADYLRKELNFSNSQLVPLKNEDEYAKALQKGPKNGGVAAIVDDKSRIKHFLSKRCDFTIRGRKFNRFGKGFAFPQGSELAVDMSKAILKLTETGELERIKDKWLTDTICRSEDTKLTDDSLDLHEFFGLFFLCGLACVFALIINFVKWMIKFKRHQILTKEESNFQTQQDSWFKRLLTFVY